A section of the Rhizobium sp. SSA_523 genome encodes:
- the cysN gene encoding sulfate adenylyltransferase subunit CysN: protein MTQASLSSAPDHEISLLRFLTCGSVDDGKSTLIGRLLHDTKTIFEDQMTSLQRDSSRFGTTGEEIDFALLVDGLEAEREQGITIDVAYRFFATARRKFIVADTPGHEEYTRNMATGASTADLAIVLVDARQGLLTQTRRHSFIASLLGIRHVVLAVNKIDLAGFDEEIFTSISDSYRQFAETLGFDSIQAIPLSARFGDNVSNRSSRMPWYRGPTLIEHLEAVDVHDDLTAKRFRFPVQLVVRPDEAFRGFAGEVASGTVAVGQPVVTARSGQPSRIKRIVTMDGDLASAEAGQAVTLVLEDEVDSSRGDLFSPPDARPTVADHFQARLIWFHSSAMVPGRSYLLRTENHSSAATVTTLKYQVNINSFAHEAAKVLQMNEVGVCNISTQAPLVFDAYGDNRVTGNFILIDRMTNATVAAGMIDFPLRRALNVHWQSLSVDRSLRSQLKSQAPAVLWFTGLSGAGKSTIANALERLLVAKGRHTYMLDGDNLRHGLNRDLGFTVEDRVENIRRTAEVAKLMADAGLIVLVCLISPFRAERQMARSMMPDGDFVEIFVDTPLSVCAERDPKGLYKKAMSGQLANFTGVSSPYEPPESPELRLDTTAGPADELAARIDDFLQQRFRQS, encoded by the coding sequence ATGACGCAAGCATCCCTCTCTTCGGCGCCCGATCACGAGATCTCCCTGCTGCGGTTTCTCACCTGCGGATCGGTGGATGACGGCAAGTCAACACTGATCGGCCGCCTGCTGCACGATACGAAGACGATCTTCGAAGACCAGATGACCTCACTGCAGCGCGACAGTTCGCGATTCGGTACGACAGGCGAGGAGATCGACTTCGCCCTTCTGGTCGATGGCCTGGAAGCGGAGCGCGAGCAGGGCATCACGATCGACGTCGCCTACCGGTTCTTTGCCACGGCTCGGCGCAAATTCATTGTCGCCGATACGCCGGGCCATGAGGAATATACCCGCAATATGGCCACCGGCGCCTCGACGGCCGATCTTGCCATCGTGCTGGTCGATGCGCGGCAGGGCCTGTTGACGCAGACACGCCGCCACTCCTTCATCGCCTCGCTTCTCGGCATCCGCCACGTCGTGCTGGCCGTAAACAAGATCGATCTCGCCGGCTTCGACGAAGAGATTTTCACCTCGATTTCCGACTCCTACCGGCAATTCGCCGAAACGCTGGGCTTCGACAGCATCCAGGCCATCCCGCTCTCTGCCCGCTTCGGCGATAATGTCTCCAACCGCTCCTCCCGCATGCCCTGGTATCGGGGACCGACGCTGATCGAACATCTGGAAGCGGTGGATGTCCATGACGACCTGACGGCCAAGCGCTTCCGCTTTCCGGTCCAGCTGGTGGTGCGGCCGGACGAAGCGTTCCGGGGTTTTGCGGGCGAAGTGGCCTCCGGGACGGTCGCGGTGGGGCAGCCCGTGGTGACCGCCCGCTCCGGCCAACCGAGCCGCATCAAGCGCATCGTGACGATGGATGGCGACCTTGCTTCTGCGGAGGCCGGCCAGGCGGTGACGCTCGTGCTTGAAGACGAGGTGGATTCCTCGCGCGGCGACCTGTTTTCGCCGCCGGATGCGCGGCCGACGGTCGCCGATCATTTCCAGGCCCGGCTGATCTGGTTCCATTCCAGCGCCATGGTGCCCGGCCGCTCCTATCTCCTGCGGACTGAAAACCATAGCTCGGCCGCCACCGTCACCACCCTGAAATACCAGGTCAACATCAACAGCTTCGCACATGAAGCGGCCAAGGTGCTGCAGATGAACGAGGTGGGCGTCTGCAATATCTCGACGCAGGCGCCCCTGGTCTTTGATGCCTATGGCGACAACCGGGTGACCGGCAACTTCATTCTCATCGACCGGATGACCAATGCGACCGTCGCGGCGGGAATGATCGACTTCCCCCTGCGCCGGGCGCTGAATGTCCATTGGCAATCGCTCTCGGTCGACAGGAGCTTGCGATCGCAGCTGAAATCGCAGGCGCCTGCAGTCCTCTGGTTCACCGGCTTGTCCGGCGCCGGCAAATCGACGATCGCCAATGCGCTCGAACGGCTGCTGGTGGCCAAGGGACGCCACACCTACATGCTCGACGGCGACAACCTTCGCCACGGCTTGAACCGCGATCTTGGATTCACGGTGGAGGATCGGGTGGAGAACATCCGTCGCACCGCCGAAGTGGCGAAGCTGATGGCGGATGCCGGGCTGATCGTGCTCGTCTGTCTGATCTCGCCCTTCCGGGCCGAGCGGCAAATGGCCCGATCCATGATGCCGGACGGCGATTTCGTCGAGATCTTCGTCGACACGCCGCTTTCGGTCTGCGCCGAGCGGGATCCGAAAGGTCTCTACAAGAAGGCGATGTCCGGCCAGCTGGCCAATTTCACCGGCGTCAGTTCTCCTTATGAACCCCCGGAATCGCCGGAACTGCGCCTCGACACGACGGCCGGCCCCGCCGATGAACTGGCGGCGCGGATCGATGATTTCCTGCAGCAGCGTTTTCGCCAGAGCTAA
- a CDS encoding tetratricopeptide repeat protein yields the protein MTLNVTDPHIPQVVSALSDKISLIKQQKLSLLEVLQLADDLSAAGQKAAAAEVYKNWVAFNPDNPLIHVAYFNYGVALNHAGDAAGAIQALRACVKFEPGFGPAHINLGRVLEDSGQLVQAVQQWQAYAAETADVVPDRVSHRQMALQNIGRVLESADQMDDAEKSLLAAFELQPSHLENGQHWASLRQRQCKWPVLAPSGHVTERQMLDAMSSLTLSCYSDDPLFQLAKAYKYNRALFGSRPALDRGARGVVRPRLASGQRIRVGYLSSDLRDHAVGFALVEVLELHDKSKVEVYAYYCGERRINDATQTRIKAATDCWRDIAAMTDAEAAAQISADEVDILIDVNGYTKHARPKIFSYRPAPVIVNFCGYPGSMGSPFHQYLIADPVIIPPGSEIYYSEKVLRIPCNQPLDRKRLIADMPSRKDVGLPEDKFVFASFNGMQKITPQVFMRWLAILALSPNSVLWLLTGGEGVDQRLRDMAKEANIGPERLIFAAKAANPKHLARIALADLFLDTFPYGAHSTAADSITRGLPVLTMPGKSFAARFCASVVTAAGAPELLCASPEDYIRKAVEFARAPQTLLAIRESLKRQREACVLRDMPATTRQLEALLHEMQEDAEEGRVPVPDLSNLDIYYEIGAELAQTPVEFETEEAYRARYRERLAEWHDYMPLPADNKLWPASGSDPA from the coding sequence ATGACATTGAACGTCACAGATCCGCACATACCGCAGGTGGTTTCCGCCCTGTCCGACAAGATCAGCCTGATCAAGCAGCAGAAGCTCTCGCTTCTCGAAGTGCTGCAACTGGCGGATGATCTTTCCGCTGCCGGGCAAAAGGCGGCCGCCGCCGAGGTCTACAAGAACTGGGTGGCCTTCAATCCCGACAATCCGCTGATCCACGTCGCCTACTTCAATTACGGCGTCGCGCTCAACCATGCCGGCGATGCGGCCGGCGCCATTCAGGCTCTGCGGGCCTGCGTCAAGTTCGAGCCGGGTTTCGGCCCCGCCCATATCAATCTCGGCCGGGTGCTGGAAGATAGCGGCCAGCTGGTCCAGGCCGTCCAGCAATGGCAGGCCTATGCGGCAGAGACAGCCGATGTCGTTCCGGACCGCGTTTCTCACCGCCAGATGGCGCTGCAGAATATCGGGCGCGTGCTGGAATCCGCCGACCAGATGGACGATGCGGAAAAGAGCCTGCTGGCAGCCTTCGAATTGCAGCCCTCGCATCTGGAGAACGGACAGCACTGGGCCTCGCTGCGGCAAAGGCAGTGCAAGTGGCCTGTGCTGGCGCCGTCCGGCCATGTGACGGAACGGCAGATGCTGGATGCCATGTCGTCGCTCACCCTGAGCTGCTACAGCGACGATCCGCTTTTCCAGCTGGCCAAGGCTTACAAATACAATCGCGCGCTGTTTGGCAGCCGTCCCGCGCTGGATCGCGGCGCAAGGGGCGTGGTGCGGCCAAGACTCGCGTCCGGTCAACGAATCCGCGTCGGCTATCTGTCGTCCGACCTGCGCGATCACGCGGTGGGGTTCGCCCTTGTCGAGGTGCTGGAACTGCATGACAAGAGCAAGGTCGAGGTCTACGCCTATTACTGCGGCGAGCGCCGGATCAACGATGCCACGCAGACCAGGATCAAGGCGGCCACCGATTGCTGGCGCGATATTGCCGCGATGACCGATGCCGAGGCGGCGGCGCAGATCAGTGCCGACGAGGTCGACATCCTGATCGACGTCAACGGCTATACCAAGCACGCCCGCCCCAAGATCTTCTCCTATCGGCCGGCGCCCGTCATCGTCAATTTCTGCGGCTATCCGGGATCGATGGGCAGCCCGTTCCACCAATATCTTATCGCCGATCCGGTGATCATTCCGCCCGGAAGCGAGATCTACTATTCGGAGAAAGTGCTCCGCATCCCCTGCAACCAGCCTCTCGACCGTAAGCGGCTGATTGCCGACATGCCGAGCCGCAAGGACGTCGGCCTGCCGGAGGACAAGTTCGTCTTCGCCTCCTTCAACGGGATGCAGAAGATAACGCCGCAGGTCTTCATGCGCTGGCTTGCCATCCTCGCTTTGTCGCCAAACAGCGTGCTCTGGCTCTTGACCGGCGGCGAAGGCGTGGATCAGCGCCTGCGCGACATGGCCAAGGAGGCCAATATCGGTCCCGAGCGGCTGATCTTTGCGGCCAAGGCGGCCAATCCGAAGCATCTCGCGCGGATCGCCCTGGCCGATCTGTTTCTCGACACTTTCCCCTATGGCGCTCATTCCACCGCAGCCGATTCCATCACCCGCGGACTGCCGGTGCTGACCATGCCCGGCAAGAGCTTTGCCGCGCGGTTCTGTGCAAGCGTCGTGACGGCCGCCGGCGCGCCGGAACTTCTCTGTGCTTCGCCTGAGGATTACATCCGCAAGGCCGTGGAATTCGCCCGTGCGCCGCAGACGCTGCTGGCAATCCGCGAATCGCTGAAGCGCCAGCGCGAGGCCTGCGTGCTGCGCGACATGCCCGCAACGACCCGCCAGCTCGAGGCGCTGTTGCACGAGATGCAGGAGGATGCGGAAGAGGGCAGGGTGCCTGTGCCGGACCTCTCCAACCTCGACATCTATTACGAGATCGGGGCGGAACTCGCCCAGACCCCGGTGGAATTCGAGACCGAGGAGGCCTATCGGGCCCGCTACCGCGAACGGCTTGCCGAATGGCATGATTACATGCCCCTGCCGGCGGACAATAAGCTCTGGCCGGCCTCCGGCTCCGATCCGGCTTGA
- a CDS encoding flagellin: MTSILTNTAAIAALSTLRSINSDMETTQSRISSGYRVETAADNAAYWSIATTMRSDNKALGTVQDALGLGAATTDVAYTALNSSIKVLDEIKAKITAASQPGVDKAKVQKEITQLQNQLTSIAKSASFSGENWVYHTASAGAGTQAIVGSFNRDAQGNVSLTTLEYDTTNSSLIQTDTAGANVTNGNGLLSNNMKFSTATGGTVALNYSVLTLDIKNMTTGDLSNALSGVEKVIQDMTNAAADVGSIKSRIDMQKDFVSDLMDSIDKGVGKLVDADMNEESTRLKALQTQQQLGIQALSIANSSSQNVLKLFQ; this comes from the coding sequence ATGACGAGCATCTTGACCAACACCGCTGCAATCGCAGCCCTTTCCACACTGCGCTCCATCAACAGCGACATGGAGACGACGCAGAGCCGGATTTCCTCGGGTTACCGGGTTGAAACCGCCGCCGACAACGCCGCCTACTGGTCGATCGCAACGACCATGCGCTCCGACAACAAGGCACTCGGCACCGTTCAGGACGCTCTCGGCCTTGGCGCGGCAACCACCGATGTGGCCTATACCGCTCTGAACTCCTCCATCAAGGTTCTCGACGAGATCAAGGCCAAGATCACCGCCGCGTCTCAGCCGGGCGTTGACAAGGCCAAGGTCCAGAAGGAAATCACGCAGCTGCAGAACCAGCTGACCTCGATTGCCAAGTCGGCCTCCTTCTCCGGCGAAAACTGGGTCTACCACACGGCGTCTGCAGGTGCCGGCACGCAGGCCATTGTCGGTTCCTTCAACCGCGACGCCCAGGGCAATGTCTCGCTCACCACGCTCGAATACGACACGACCAATTCTTCGCTGATCCAGACCGACACGGCTGGCGCCAACGTCACCAACGGCAATGGCCTCTTGTCGAACAACATGAAGTTCAGCACTGCGACGGGCGGTACTGTCGCCCTCAACTACTCGGTCCTGACGCTCGACATCAAGAACATGACCACCGGCGACCTGTCGAACGCGCTTTCCGGCGTCGAAAAGGTCATCCAGGACATGACCAACGCTGCCGCCGATGTGGGCTCGATCAAGAGCCGTATCGACATGCAGAAGGATTTCGTGTCCGACCTGATGGACTCGATCGACAAGGGCGTCGGCAAGCTGGTCGATGCGGACATGAACGAAGAATCGACCCGCCTGAAGGCCCTGCAGACGCAGCAGCAGCTGGGCATCCAGGCTCTGTCGATTGCCAACAGCAGCTCGCAGAACGTTCTCAAGCTCTTCCAGTAA
- a CDS encoding flagellin, giving the protein MTSIITNTGALAALQTLRSVNQNMEQVQNRISSGLRVETAADNAAYWSIATTMRSDNQALSTVQDALGLGAATTDTAYTGLQSAIKVVDSIKSKLVAASQPGVDKTKIDKEVSELKKQLASIAESASFSGENWLYNTNSATAGTKNIVASFNRSADGAISLTTLNYDASGSIMIDTHSAGRGILTRDWSVSQTNGSGITTTAHYYLIPNGTAGSSATGAEIKIDANTTAKDLSGMLLAVEAMLQQLTDSASTLGAITTRIDMQEQFVSTLMDAIDKGVGRLVDADMNEESTRLKALQTQQQLAIQSLSIANTNAQNILQLFQQ; this is encoded by the coding sequence ATGACCAGTATCATTACCAACACCGGAGCGCTCGCCGCGCTGCAAACGCTTCGTTCCGTCAACCAGAACATGGAGCAGGTCCAAAACCGCATTTCCTCGGGACTTCGGGTCGAAACGGCCGCCGACAATGCTGCCTACTGGTCGATCGCGACGACAATGCGGTCCGACAACCAGGCGCTGAGCACGGTTCAGGACGCGCTCGGCCTCGGTGCTGCCACGACCGACACCGCCTATACCGGCCTGCAATCCGCAATCAAGGTGGTTGACAGCATCAAGTCCAAGCTGGTCGCCGCCTCGCAGCCCGGCGTCGACAAAACCAAGATCGACAAGGAAGTGTCCGAGCTGAAGAAACAGCTCGCCTCGATTGCCGAATCGGCCTCCTTCTCCGGCGAGAACTGGCTCTACAACACCAACAGTGCCACCGCCGGCACGAAGAACATCGTCGCCTCCTTCAACCGCTCGGCCGACGGCGCGATCTCGCTGACGACGCTGAATTACGACGCGTCGGGCTCGATCATGATCGACACCCACAGCGCCGGACGCGGCATCCTGACCCGCGACTGGTCCGTCAGTCAGACGAACGGTTCCGGCATCACGACCACCGCCCATTACTATCTCATCCCCAATGGCACCGCAGGCAGCAGCGCAACCGGCGCCGAGATCAAGATCGATGCCAATACGACGGCCAAGGATCTCTCGGGCATGCTCCTGGCTGTGGAAGCCATGCTGCAGCAGCTGACCGATTCGGCGTCGACGCTCGGTGCGATCACCACCCGCATCGACATGCAGGAGCAGTTCGTATCGACGTTGATGGACGCGATCGACAAGGGCGTCGGCCGTCTCGTCGATGCCGACATGAACGAGGAATCGACGCGGTTGAAGGCGCTGCAGACACAGCAGCAGCTGGCGATCCAGTCACTCTCGATCGCCAATACCAACGCGCAGAACATCCTGCAGCTGTTCCAGCAGTAA
- the cysD gene encoding sulfate adenylyltransferase subunit CysD produces the protein MALSHLQRLESEAIHIFREVAASFSKPVMLYSVGKDSSVMMHLALKAFFPRKPPFPFLHVDTTWKFQEMIRFRDAMAKRHGLDLLVHQNPEGLARNINPFDHGSSMHTHIWKTMGLRQALDAYGFDAAFGGARRDEEKSRAKERIFSFRNAQQAWDPKSQRPEMWKTYNTRITAGESIRVFPISNWTEADIWQYIQQESIPIVPLYFAAPRPVVSRDGTLIMVDDDRLRLRPGETIEMKTVRFRTLGCYPLTGAIISDAADLDAVVREVLGARTSERQGRLIDSDETGSMERKKKEGYF, from the coding sequence ATGGCTCTTTCCCATCTTCAGCGGCTGGAATCCGAGGCAATCCACATCTTCCGGGAAGTCGCGGCCAGTTTTTCGAAGCCCGTCATGCTGTATTCCGTGGGCAAGGACTCCTCGGTCATGATGCATCTCGCGCTGAAGGCCTTCTTTCCCCGCAAGCCTCCGTTTCCCTTCCTGCACGTGGATACGACGTGGAAGTTCCAGGAGATGATTCGCTTCCGCGACGCCATGGCGAAGAGGCATGGCTTGGACCTCCTCGTGCATCAGAATCCCGAAGGCCTCGCCCGGAACATCAACCCCTTCGACCACGGCTCCAGCATGCACACGCATATCTGGAAGACCATGGGTCTGCGCCAGGCGCTCGACGCCTACGGCTTCGATGCGGCCTTTGGCGGTGCAAGGCGTGACGAGGAGAAGTCGCGGGCGAAGGAGAGGATCTTCTCCTTCCGCAATGCGCAGCAGGCCTGGGATCCGAAGAGCCAGCGTCCGGAAATGTGGAAGACCTACAATACCCGCATCACCGCCGGCGAATCGATCCGCGTCTTCCCCATTTCGAACTGGACCGAGGCCGATATCTGGCAATATATCCAGCAGGAATCCATTCCGATCGTGCCGCTCTATTTCGCCGCGCCGCGGCCCGTTGTCAGCCGTGACGGCACGTTGATCATGGTTGATGACGACCGCCTGCGCCTCCGACCGGGCGAGACCATCGAAATGAAGACGGTGCGCTTCCGCACCCTTGGCTGCTACCCGCTGACCGGCGCGATCATCTCCGACGCGGCAGACCTCGACGCGGTGGTGCGCGAGGTCTTGGGTGCCAGGACCTCCGAACGCCAGGGGCGGCTGATCGACAGCGACGAGACCGGCTCGATGGAGCGCAAGAAGAAGGAGGGCTATTTCTGA